A genomic window from Flavobacterium johnsoniae includes:
- a CDS encoding RagB/SusD family nutrient uptake outer membrane protein, protein MKNLYKNILYVLALGITFASCDNYLDDVPKGSKTPTTLADFEAFIRDEYGNQVVNVEQAISLMNDRFQTAANLAYYRLTNANYMWNENADRIDLNQADETTYYRTYAGISTFNLIIENALTTTEATEADKRILWAQAKMLRAMSYFTVTNFYADTYTTANASKLSVPLITSADINAPSKQVTIQEMYNFILKDVSDAIPYLPKVSKTALHPNLGAGYAFYSRVYLQMNNYTEALKYADMALAENNKLFDWVGYYNANKTVIDLPNSYTTTPSPMGYNYVENYTFRHGSSYSLGRELSIPVERAQRFEAGDVKYKSRWKIRTVGSDTYYYSTMSGMYNFGGITTVEVYLIKAECLARENKISEALAILNTIRKTRILPASYADISPTDKTAALNAIFNTKRNELILTLIPFADARRLNAEGTYPFSLSKVVAGVTYNLSSTSHMWTMPFPQGATQNPGNGTITQNVAK, encoded by the coding sequence ATGAAAAATCTATATAAAAATATACTTTATGTATTAGCATTAGGAATAACTTTTGCCTCTTGTGATAATTATTTGGATGATGTGCCAAAAGGCTCTAAAACTCCTACTACATTAGCAGATTTTGAAGCTTTTATAAGAGACGAATATGGCAATCAAGTCGTAAACGTAGAACAAGCAATAAGTTTGATGAATGATAGATTTCAAACTGCAGCCAATTTGGCTTACTACCGATTGACAAATGCTAATTATATGTGGAATGAAAATGCAGATCGTATTGATTTGAATCAGGCAGATGAAACTACATATTACAGAACTTATGCTGGAATTTCGACTTTTAATTTGATTATCGAGAATGCTTTAACAACAACCGAAGCAACCGAAGCAGATAAAAGAATTCTTTGGGCGCAAGCAAAAATGTTGCGAGCGATGTCATATTTTACAGTGACTAATTTTTATGCAGATACTTACACTACAGCAAATGCAAGCAAATTATCCGTGCCTTTAATTACCAGTGCAGATATTAATGCGCCAAGCAAACAGGTAACAATTCAGGAAATGTACAATTTCATTTTAAAAGATGTAAGTGATGCAATTCCATATTTGCCAAAAGTTTCAAAAACAGCTTTGCACCCAAATTTAGGAGCTGGTTACGCATTTTATTCACGTGTTTATTTACAAATGAATAATTACACAGAAGCCCTAAAATATGCTGATATGGCTTTAGCAGAAAATAACAAATTATTTGATTGGGTAGGGTATTATAATGCTAACAAAACAGTAATTGATTTGCCAAATTCATATACCACAACGCCATCGCCAATGGGGTATAACTATGTTGAAAATTATACTTTTCGTCATGGTTCTTCTTATTCGTTAGGAAGAGAATTAAGTATTCCGGTAGAAAGAGCACAACGTTTTGAAGCAGGAGATGTTAAATACAAATCACGATGGAAAATCAGAACTGTTGGTTCAGATACCTACTATTATTCAACTATGTCAGGAATGTATAATTTTGGAGGAATCACTACTGTTGAAGTTTATTTAATCAAAGCAGAGTGTCTGGCACGCGAAAATAAAATAAGCGAAGCATTGGCAATTTTAAACACTATCCGCAAAACGCGTATTTTGCCTGCATCTTATGCCGATATTTCACCGACAGACAAAACAGCAGCGTTAAATGCTATTTTCAATACTAAGCGTAACGAACTTATTTTAACATTAATACCTTTTGCAGATGCACGTCGTCTGAATGCAGAAGGCACTTATCCGTTTAGTTTATCTAAAGTTGTAGCAGGTGTAACTTACAACTTGTCGTCAACATCACATATGTGGACAATGCCTTTCCCGCAAGGAGCAACGCAAAATCCAGGAAACGGAACAATTACACAAAACGTAGCTAAATAA
- a CDS encoding TlpA disulfide reductase family protein gives MNTIKYKILGLCICLLSISNSTIAQKKKAVTTSATSYTIEGNISGLEEGTAVKLIPGGTHSSELPVAETTLKDGKFIFAGKLNEPRYFYITFGKSKGMIPVMAENAKIKVTAAGTVSTDEGQWIKFKDVAVTGSKSHDFYKKETVFKEELDKDYVAYHVGIDELSNKVGKARKEGNKKVLDSLYSTEQWKTFEAAEKAFFTKVEKTTKDVIAKHKATWWGPFFMLTNYSYFTPDQQPMFDQFSEVAKKSYYGKVLEKDLFPVSLVGTSVANFNLKDKDGKAYTAKEIVAGKKYILIDFWASWCGPCRKEIPNLKTAYAEYAGKGFEILSISIDKDEKAWQKALGQENMQWHNLLDDDKVSKSFNVKAIPATYLVDSKGVIIGDNLRGAELEAKLKELLKS, from the coding sequence ATGAATACAATTAAATATAAAATATTAGGATTGTGTATCTGTTTGCTATCTATTTCAAACAGCACTATTGCACAAAAGAAAAAAGCAGTAACAACGTCTGCAACTTCATATACTATTGAAGGAAATATTTCTGGTCTTGAAGAAGGAACAGCTGTAAAATTAATTCCTGGAGGAACACATTCTTCTGAATTGCCTGTTGCCGAAACAACTTTAAAAGATGGGAAATTTATTTTCGCAGGAAAATTAAATGAACCAAGATATTTCTACATAACGTTTGGAAAAAGCAAAGGAATGATACCTGTAATGGCTGAAAATGCAAAAATTAAAGTAACAGCAGCTGGAACGGTTTCAACAGACGAAGGACAGTGGATTAAATTTAAAGATGTAGCAGTTACAGGTTCAAAATCGCATGATTTTTATAAAAAAGAAACTGTTTTTAAAGAGGAGTTAGACAAAGATTATGTTGCTTATCACGTAGGAATTGATGAATTGAGCAATAAAGTTGGAAAAGCAAGAAAAGAAGGAAACAAAAAAGTGCTAGATTCTCTTTACAGTACAGAACAATGGAAAACTTTTGAAGCAGCAGAAAAAGCATTTTTTACAAAAGTAGAAAAAACAACAAAAGATGTAATTGCGAAACACAAAGCAACTTGGTGGGGACCATTTTTTATGTTAACAAATTATAGTTATTTCACACCAGACCAACAACCGATGTTCGATCAGTTTTCAGAAGTAGCAAAGAAAAGTTACTATGGAAAAGTTTTAGAAAAAGATTTGTTTCCTGTTTCTTTAGTAGGAACAAGTGTTGCCAATTTCAATTTGAAAGATAAAGATGGAAAAGCATACACAGCAAAAGAAATAGTGGCTGGAAAAAAATATATTCTAATTGATTTTTGGGCTTCTTGGTGCGGACCATGCCGTAAAGAAATTCCAAATCTGAAAACAGCTTATGCAGAATATGCAGGTAAAGGTTTTGAAATTTTGAGTATCTCAATTGATAAAGACGAAAAAGCTTGGCAAAAAGCATTAGGACAAGAAAACATGCAATGGCACAATCTTTTAGACGATGATAAAGTAAGTAAATCATTCAACGTTAAAGCAATTCCAGCAACTTATTTGGTGGATAGTAAAGGTGTAATTATCGGAGACAATTTAAGAGGAGCAGAATTGGAAGCGAAATTAAAAGAATTATTGAAATCGTAA
- a CDS encoding TlpA disulfide reductase family protein, which translates to MKSTILKSGLSALALMTVLNSCSKKEEGFTINGTIAGLDKGMVYLENTDEKGNKKIADSAQIQKDGTFTLSGKVSEPLLHTIKLKGEEYGAYFLLSNEDIKVEAKKDSIYKAKVTGATQNDIYRSYYDNEFKKIQSVAGPIYKLSDSLTQSGKVKLTPEQQTMMDKKWKDLGAFADDLTDKFIKKNKDNLGGALVIDDRIVSYGTPEKVKEYYAILSPEIQKSFYGKKLKATIDLNDKTAIGAAALDFSQTDVNGKVVKLSDYKGKYVLVDFWASWCGPCRKENPNVVVAYKTYHDKGFDVLGVSLDDKKNLWEKAIEKDGLTWTHVSDLKGWQNEAAVLYGVKMVPTNYLIGPDGKIVAKNLREAELQSKLKEIFSKS; encoded by the coding sequence ATGAAAAGTACAATCTTAAAATCAGGTTTATCTGCACTGGCGCTAATGACCGTGCTGAATTCTTGTTCAAAAAAAGAAGAAGGATTTACAATTAACGGTACCATTGCCGGATTAGATAAAGGAATGGTTTATCTGGAAAATACAGATGAAAAAGGAAACAAAAAAATTGCAGATTCTGCACAAATACAAAAAGACGGAACTTTTACTCTTAGCGGAAAAGTCTCAGAACCTTTATTGCATACCATTAAATTAAAAGGAGAAGAATACGGAGCCTATTTTCTTTTATCTAATGAAGATATTAAAGTAGAAGCTAAAAAAGATTCTATTTATAAAGCTAAAGTTACGGGAGCAACTCAAAATGATATATACAGATCATATTATGATAATGAGTTCAAAAAAATACAATCAGTTGCAGGTCCAATTTATAAATTATCTGATTCCTTAACGCAAAGCGGAAAAGTAAAATTGACGCCAGAACAACAAACGATGATGGATAAAAAATGGAAAGATCTTGGCGCTTTCGCGGATGATTTAACAGACAAATTCATTAAGAAAAATAAAGATAATTTAGGAGGTGCATTAGTGATCGATGACCGAATTGTCTCTTACGGAACTCCAGAAAAAGTAAAAGAATATTACGCTATTTTATCTCCAGAAATTCAAAAATCATTCTACGGAAAAAAATTAAAAGCAACGATCGATCTTAACGACAAAACGGCTATCGGTGCAGCAGCATTGGATTTTTCTCAAACAGATGTAAACGGAAAAGTAGTAAAATTATCAGATTATAAAGGAAAATATGTTTTGGTTGATTTCTGGGCAAGCTGGTGCGGACCATGTCGTAAAGAAAACCCAAATGTGGTTGTGGCTTACAAAACATATCACGATAAAGGTTTTGATGTTTTGGGAGTTTCATTAGACGATAAAAAAAATCTTTGGGAAAAAGCAATCGAAAAAGACGGTCTAACTTGGACTCATGTTTCAGATTTAAAAGGATGGCAGAATGAAGCAGCTGTTTTGTACGGCGTAAAAATGGTGCCAACAAACTACTTAATTGGACCTGACGGAAAAATCGTTGCCAAAAATCTTAGAGAAGCTGAACTTCAATCTAAATTAAAAGAAATTTTCAGTAAATCTTAA
- a CDS encoding M16 family metallopeptidase, translating to MKKYILVGFCSLAFCTLISAQNKSVNFKKIKELGGIEEYLYQPNGMSVLLLQDNASPVATVQIVYRVGSKHEVLGNTGSTHLLEHLMFKGTPTFNKKNGNTITDVLQNTGAQLNATTWYDRTNYFETLPSDKIELAIQIEADRMRNSLLTKEDKEAEMTVVRNEFERGENNPNSLLDKEIWASAYIAHPYHHSTIGWKSDIENAPIEVLKNFYNTYYWPDNATLTIIGDFRKENVFELIEKYFGKITKAPKAMPQPYTEEPQQYGPRKITVKKPGELGVINKAYKIPGALHEDLPALNILAQIIGNGPSAILNKTFVDTRLGIYSYASATDFKEVGLFTIGVGFPTTSKHEDIDAKISEVVAKIQKEGVTQDEVNRVVAKISAQTILARDGSGVIASALNEAIAAGDWTDYITGVDRLKKVTPADVLRVANKYLVEDQSTTGYFIPKQSGSQNKDTAKANNFIEENGPFYYRHPENDHSHEESPAAISLEEKNNSETAFDDTAIEKSASAFKREKVSGIDVVSVKTSAKDFVTVAASISLGNYASETKNDIIPALTASMLSKGTTLNDKFKFSEKLQKLGVNLNVNASTFKINIGFKCLKKDLDQVIALLAEELRNPLFDAKEFENLKQQFIGNTQQSLNDPGERGDIALSQAIYPKTNPNYSLSVEDNIENIKKATLEEVKAFHKKYFGTASMRLVIVGDTDGANLNASLKKSFKNWTGGVTEKLKFEEASKSDSKTEVVTIPEKPSAELYIGQFTGLKRADADYIPFYIGNYTLGAGFAGRLMQTVRDNDGLTYNISSGLGGNIETGGYWFVNASFNPNLFQKGLDATMVQVDKWVKEGITASELENKKTNLIGSFKVGMSTTNGMARTILNFIERGLEPNYIEQYPNDIQKATLQQVNDAIKKYVKLDKMIIIKSGSLDKDGNPLK from the coding sequence ATGAAAAAATACATCCTTGTGGGCTTTTGCTCACTAGCTTTCTGCACCCTAATTTCAGCGCAGAACAAATCGGTTAATTTTAAGAAAATCAAAGAACTGGGCGGAATTGAAGAATATCTTTACCAGCCAAACGGAATGAGTGTTCTGCTTCTGCAGGACAATGCTTCGCCTGTTGCAACGGTGCAGATTGTCTATCGCGTGGGTTCTAAGCACGAAGTTTTGGGAAACACGGGATCGACGCATCTTTTGGAACATTTGATGTTTAAGGGAACGCCGACTTTCAACAAAAAGAACGGAAACACGATTACAGATGTGCTGCAGAATACCGGAGCGCAATTAAATGCTACAACCTGGTACGACCGCACAAACTATTTTGAAACGCTTCCTAGCGATAAAATCGAATTGGCAATCCAGATTGAAGCCGACAGAATGAGAAATTCTCTTTTAACTAAAGAAGATAAAGAAGCAGAAATGACGGTAGTCCGCAACGAATTTGAACGTGGCGAAAATAATCCGAATAGTCTGTTGGATAAAGAAATCTGGGCTTCGGCTTATATTGCTCATCCATATCACCATTCTACAATTGGGTGGAAATCTGATATTGAAAATGCGCCAATCGAAGTTTTAAAAAATTTCTACAATACCTATTATTGGCCAGATAATGCGACTTTGACAATTATCGGAGATTTCCGAAAAGAGAATGTCTTTGAACTGATCGAAAAATATTTCGGTAAAATCACAAAAGCGCCAAAAGCAATGCCGCAGCCTTACACAGAAGAGCCTCAGCAGTATGGTCCGCGTAAAATTACAGTTAAAAAACCTGGAGAGCTTGGCGTTATAAACAAAGCGTATAAAATTCCTGGAGCTTTGCACGAAGATCTTCCAGCGCTGAATATATTGGCTCAAATTATCGGAAATGGACCTTCTGCAATTCTGAATAAAACTTTTGTTGACACCCGTTTAGGAATTTATTCATACGCAAGCGCAACAGACTTTAAAGAAGTTGGACTTTTTACAATCGGGGTTGGATTTCCGACGACTTCAAAACACGAAGATATTGATGCGAAAATCAGCGAAGTTGTTGCTAAAATCCAAAAGGAAGGCGTTACTCAAGATGAGGTAAACCGTGTTGTGGCAAAAATTAGCGCGCAAACTATTTTAGCTCGCGACGGTTCCGGAGTAATTGCATCGGCATTAAACGAAGCGATTGCAGCGGGAGACTGGACAGATTATATTACGGGAGTTGACCGTTTGAAAAAAGTAACTCCAGCTGACGTTCTGCGTGTAGCCAATAAATATCTGGTTGAAGACCAGAGCACAACAGGATATTTTATTCCGAAACAGTCTGGTTCTCAAAATAAAGACACAGCCAAAGCAAATAATTTTATCGAAGAAAACGGTCCGTTTTACTACAGACATCCAGAAAATGATCATTCGCATGAAGAAAGTCCAGCAGCTATTTCTTTAGAAGAAAAAAATAATTCAGAAACTGCTTTTGATGATACTGCAATTGAAAAATCGGCATCGGCTTTTAAAAGAGAAAAAGTTTCAGGAATTGATGTTGTTTCTGTAAAAACTTCGGCAAAAGATTTTGTGACTGTTGCAGCGAGCATTTCATTAGGAAATTATGCAAGCGAAACTAAAAATGACATTATTCCGGCTTTAACGGCTTCAATGCTTTCAAAAGGAACAACGCTTAATGACAAATTCAAGTTCTCAGAAAAACTGCAGAAACTGGGCGTTAATTTAAATGTAAACGCTTCCACTTTTAAAATCAACATCGGATTCAAATGTCTGAAAAAAGACTTGGATCAGGTAATTGCTTTATTGGCTGAAGAATTGAGAAATCCATTATTTGATGCCAAAGAATTCGAAAACCTGAAACAGCAGTTTATCGGAAACACGCAGCAGAGCCTGAACGATCCTGGCGAAAGAGGCGATATTGCTTTATCGCAGGCAATCTATCCAAAAACAAATCCGAATTACAGCTTAAGCGTTGAAGACAATATCGAAAACATCAAAAAAGCGACTTTGGAAGAAGTGAAAGCTTTCCATAAAAAATATTTCGGAACGGCTTCAATGCGTCTGGTAATTGTGGGAGATACGGACGGTGCCAATTTAAATGCTTCCCTAAAAAAATCATTCAAAAACTGGACTGGCGGCGTTACGGAGAAACTGAAATTTGAGGAAGCTTCAAAATCAGATTCAAAAACGGAAGTGGTTACAATTCCAGAAAAGCCAAGCGCAGAATTATATATCGGACAATTCACGGGCTTAAAAAGAGCAGATGCCGATTATATTCCGTTCTACATCGGGAACTATACTTTAGGCGCTGGATTTGCTGGACGTTTAATGCAGACTGTTCGTGATAATGACGGACTTACTTACAATATTTCTTCCGGTTTGGGAGGAAATATCGAAACTGGCGGCTACTGGTTTGTAAATGCTTCATTTAATCCAAACCTGTTCCAGAAAGGGCTTGATGCGACTATGGTTCAAGTTGACAAATGGGTAAAAGAAGGAATTACGGCATCGGAATTGGAAAACAAGAAAACCAATCTGATCGGAAGCTTTAAAGTCGGAATGTCAACCACAAACGGAATGGCGAGAACGATTCTGAATTTTATCGAAAGAGGATTGGAACCAAATTACATCGAACAATATCCAAATGATATCCAAAAAGCAACCTTGCAGCAGGTAAACGATGCGATTAAAAAATATGTGAAACTGGATAAAATGATTATCATCAAATCGGGTTCTTTAGACAAAGACGGGAATCCTTTGAAGTAA
- a CDS encoding protein-disulfide reductase DsbD family protein translates to MKKTIITLLFLISVSMFGQMYNPVKWSTSVEKISDKEYVLKAQAVIQSGWHLYGQYIEEGGPSRTAFTFKNTKKNFELVGKTTEEKGHEVVDKIFDMKIKYFEDKALFTQKIKFTSDAVSNVAGEVEFMVCDDSNCLPPTSEELTFKIPTEKKVASAEETAISKEDSTVTEEKIVAQTEEKTSNKEVHSPKKNESRGLLTIFILAFLSGFAALLTPCVFPMIPMTVSYFTKQSKTKAAGIRNAMIYGISIVIIYVLLGSIVTAVFGADSLNALSTNVWFNLIFFILLVVFACSFLGAFEIVLPSSLANKVDSQADRGGLIGIFFMALALAIVSFSCTGPIVGTLLVEAASKGGIAPIVGMLGFSIAIALPFSLFAAFPGWLNALPKSGGWLNTVKVVLGFLELALAFKFLSNADLVLQLHWLEREVFLAIWIAVFGMLAFYLFGKITLPHDSPLNHISVGRLGFGLLVLTFTIYLIPGLWGAPLKLISGFPPPMHYSESPDGLGGSKISNESSNSSLPEGAEHGPQNIITFHDYDKGMEYAKKEGKPVLLDFTGYACVNCRKMEELVWSDSKVLNTLNNDVVLISLYVDDKKELPESEQYTSETTGKKIKTVGNKWSDLQIKTYKANAQPFYVIVDHKSESLTEPSAYNPNIEEYYNWLQSGIKNFKK, encoded by the coding sequence ATGAAAAAAACTATCATAACATTGCTGTTTTTGATCTCTGTAAGTATGTTTGGACAAATGTACAATCCGGTAAAATGGTCAACATCGGTAGAGAAAATCTCAGACAAAGAATATGTTTTAAAAGCGCAAGCCGTGATTCAATCTGGCTGGCATTTGTACGGGCAATATATTGAAGAAGGCGGACCTTCGAGAACTGCTTTTACTTTCAAAAACACGAAGAAAAACTTCGAATTAGTCGGAAAAACAACCGAAGAAAAAGGGCATGAAGTGGTCGATAAAATCTTCGATATGAAAATTAAATATTTTGAAGATAAAGCACTTTTTACTCAAAAGATAAAATTTACTTCAGATGCTGTTTCGAATGTTGCAGGAGAAGTTGAATTTATGGTTTGCGATGACAGCAATTGTTTACCTCCGACTTCAGAAGAATTGACGTTTAAAATTCCGACCGAAAAGAAAGTGGCTTCCGCCGAAGAAACTGCCATTTCAAAAGAAGATTCTACAGTTACAGAAGAAAAAATAGTTGCTCAAACGGAAGAAAAAACGTCAAATAAAGAGGTTCATTCACCAAAGAAAAATGAATCACGAGGATTGTTGACGATATTTATTTTAGCTTTTTTATCGGGTTTTGCAGCATTATTAACGCCTTGCGTTTTCCCAATGATTCCGATGACGGTAAGTTATTTTACCAAACAAAGTAAAACCAAAGCGGCAGGAATTAGAAACGCCATGATTTACGGAATTTCAATTGTAATCATTTATGTTTTGTTAGGATCAATTGTAACGGCTGTTTTTGGAGCAGATTCATTAAATGCACTTTCAACAAATGTTTGGTTCAATCTGATTTTCTTTATTTTATTGGTTGTTTTTGCTTGTTCTTTTTTAGGAGCTTTCGAAATTGTATTGCCAAGTTCTTTAGCCAATAAAGTTGATTCACAAGCCGATAGAGGCGGATTAATCGGGATTTTCTTTATGGCATTGGCTTTAGCAATTGTGTCATTTTCTTGCACGGGACCAATTGTTGGAACATTATTGGTCGAAGCGGCATCAAAAGGAGGAATAGCTCCAATTGTTGGTATGTTAGGATTTTCTATAGCAATCGCATTGCCATTTTCATTATTTGCAGCTTTTCCTGGCTGGTTAAATGCATTGCCAAAATCTGGCGGATGGCTAAATACGGTTAAAGTAGTTTTAGGGTTTTTAGAATTGGCTTTGGCTTTTAAATTTTTATCAAATGCCGATTTGGTTTTGCAATTGCATTGGCTTGAAAGGGAAGTTTTCTTAGCGATTTGGATTGCCGTTTTTGGAATGCTGGCTTTTTATTTATTTGGAAAAATTACTTTACCTCATGATTCTCCTTTAAATCATATTTCTGTCGGAAGATTAGGTTTCGGATTATTGGTTTTAACTTTTACTATTTATCTAATTCCGGGACTTTGGGGTGCACCTTTAAAATTAATCAGCGGATTTCCTCCTCCAATGCATTATAGCGAATCTCCAGATGGATTGGGCGGTTCTAAAATTTCAAATGAAAGTTCCAATTCATCGCTTCCAGAAGGAGCAGAACACGGTCCGCAAAACATTATTACTTTTCATGATTATGATAAAGGAATGGAATATGCGAAAAAAGAAGGAAAACCAGTTTTACTTGATTTTACAGGATATGCCTGTGTGAATTGTAGAAAAATGGAAGAATTAGTTTGGTCAGATTCAAAAGTTTTAAATACTCTAAATAATGATGTTGTTTTGATTTCGCTTTATGTTGATGATAAAAAAGAACTTCCTGAAAGCGAACAATATACTTCTGAAACTACAGGAAAAAAGATCAAAACTGTTGGGAACAAATGGAGCGATTTGCAGATTAAAACCTATAAAGCAAACGCACAGCCGTTTTATGTAATTGTAGATCATAAAAGCGAAAGTTTAACTGAGCCGTCTGCTTATAATCCAAATATAGAGGAATATTATAACTGGCTTCAAAGCGGAATCAAGAATTTTAAAAAATAG
- a CDS encoding aminotransferase class V-fold PLP-dependent enzyme has translation MEATLKTSKLEQYFSEFRENTIGTNHSFESIYGTQNLLYADWIASGRLYFPIEDIMLRKIGPMIANTHSFSSQTGKASTYAYQYARQLIKKHVNASDTDCLVATGTGMTAALNKLQRIMGLRSEDNIYNVKLNFDDERPVVFITHMEHHSNQVPWYETIADVVVLPCGENNLVDPKILSEELKKYESRKLKIGSFTACSNVTGIITPYYELAKIMHQNGGYCFVDFAASAPYVQINMHPENEEEKLDAIFFSPHKFLGGPGTCGILIFNEKLYKSDFPDNPGGGNVKCTNPWGGFLYSDAIEVKEDGGTPGFLQVMRTALCLELKDKMGVENMKNREKELLNLCFSELKKIQGLHLLGDLETERIGCVSFTIENIHYNLLVRLLNDRFGIQVRGGWSCASTYAHVLLQIDEEKSAEITNGILQKNLTKKPGWVRVSLHPIMTNEELLFICNAVNDIVINIEDWKKAYQYNPVTNEFDNLLITETIEEDVKEWFVL, from the coding sequence ATGGAAGCTACTTTGAAAACAAGCAAATTAGAACAGTATTTCTCAGAATTTAGAGAAAATACAATTGGCACAAATCATAGTTTTGAATCGATTTATGGAACTCAAAATCTATTATACGCCGATTGGATTGCCAGCGGAAGACTTTATTTTCCGATTGAAGATATAATGTTGCGAAAAATAGGTCCGATGATTGCTAATACGCATTCATTTTCGAGCCAGACCGGAAAAGCATCAACTTACGCGTATCAATATGCAAGACAGTTAATTAAAAAACACGTCAATGCATCTGATACAGATTGTTTAGTTGCAACGGGAACCGGAATGACGGCAGCTCTAAACAAACTGCAACGCATTATGGGATTGCGTTCTGAAGATAATATTTATAACGTAAAACTCAATTTTGATGATGAAAGACCTGTGGTTTTTATCACGCATATGGAGCATCATTCTAATCAAGTTCCGTGGTATGAAACTATTGCCGATGTGGTGGTTTTGCCTTGTGGCGAAAACAACTTGGTTGATCCAAAAATACTTTCTGAAGAACTTAAAAAATATGAAAGCAGGAAATTAAAAATCGGTTCGTTTACGGCTTGTTCCAATGTTACTGGAATTATTACGCCTTATTATGAATTGGCTAAAATTATGCACCAAAACGGAGGTTATTGTTTTGTAGATTTTGCTGCTTCTGCGCCTTATGTTCAGATCAATATGCATCCAGAAAATGAAGAAGAAAAATTGGATGCCATTTTCTTTTCGCCTCATAAATTTTTGGGAGGACCCGGAACTTGCGGAATTTTAATTTTCAATGAAAAACTGTATAAATCTGATTTTCCAGATAATCCGGGTGGAGGAAATGTAAAATGTACAAATCCTTGGGGAGGATTTCTTTATAGTGATGCGATAGAAGTAAAAGAAGATGGTGGAACGCCAGGTTTTTTGCAAGTTATGCGAACTGCTTTGTGTTTGGAATTGAAAGATAAAATGGGTGTTGAAAATATGAAAAATCGCGAAAAAGAATTGCTAAATCTTTGTTTTTCAGAATTGAAAAAAATACAAGGTTTGCATCTTTTAGGCGATTTAGAAACCGAAAGAATCGGTTGTGTTTCTTTCACTATAGAAAATATTCATTACAATTTGCTTGTTCGATTATTAAATGACCGTTTCGGAATTCAGGTTCGTGGCGGTTGGTCTTGCGCAAGTACGTATGCACATGTTTTGTTGCAAATTGACGAAGAAAAATCGGCAGAAATCACCAATGGAATTCTTCAAAAGAACTTAACCAAAAAACCAGGCTGGGTGAGAGTTTCACTTCATCCGATAATGACCAACGAAGAGCTTTTGTTTATTTGCAATGCTGTCAATGACATTGTTATTAATATTGAAGATTGGAAAAAAGCTTACCAATATAATCCTGTAACCAATGAGTTTGATAATCTTTTAATAACGGAAACGATTGAAGAGGATGTGAAAGAATGGTTTGTATTATAA